The following are encoded together in the Pseudodesulfovibrio indicus genome:
- a CDS encoding phosphate signaling complex PhoU family protein, with protein sequence MVTFEGLGENFKFIVLEVENQARSTQKFMDAPSRKRYAKITSRDDYIDNLKTIIENKCYSRIHSDQSLDQRQVNKIRAIQVICVNLEKIADYFVNIVKQMQYLDDQSFVQRYGYGEVFEVILDRLGAVLDAFHREDMSRALYICKAEPMLDDIYKVRFDRVMNEMGMGRDAQSLVTVLFIFRYFERVGDALLNIGEAVIFSLLGERIKIEQFDALQQTLSKSGFGDSFSDIDFSAIWGTRSGCRIGKVEQRENGLTTEEKRQGSIYKEGSLEKIRKERESILRWKRIFPNLVADIYGFHEDQDKGAMLVEFLNGCTLDEVILSGDGELVRNALFIFESTVLETWTTTMVELPLKTDYIRQIQSRLDGVLQTHPEFWRAPKRLGGAEVLSTDALLTACAEIEGELEAPFSVFIHGDFNINNVVYNHEAQQIHYIDLYRSRDFDYVQDASVFLVSNFRMPLFDGEHRGRINSVISQFYGFVKGFAAKHDDHTLQARLAFALARSFYTSTRFELNHKFAKEMYNRSMFLLERISQYRGGDWEQFSLPEDILYY encoded by the coding sequence ATGGTCACATTTGAAGGACTGGGCGAGAACTTCAAGTTCATCGTCCTCGAAGTGGAGAACCAGGCCCGCTCGACGCAGAAGTTCATGGATGCGCCGTCGCGCAAGCGATACGCGAAGATCACGTCCCGCGACGACTACATCGACAACCTCAAGACGATCATCGAGAACAAGTGCTATTCGCGCATCCACTCGGACCAGTCCCTGGACCAGCGGCAGGTGAACAAGATCCGCGCCATCCAGGTGATCTGCGTCAACCTTGAGAAGATCGCGGACTATTTCGTCAACATCGTCAAACAGATGCAATACCTCGACGACCAGTCGTTCGTGCAGCGCTACGGCTACGGCGAGGTCTTCGAGGTCATCCTGGACCGGCTGGGCGCGGTGCTCGACGCCTTCCACCGCGAGGACATGTCCCGCGCGCTCTACATCTGCAAGGCCGAGCCCATGCTCGACGACATCTACAAGGTCCGCTTCGACCGGGTGATGAACGAGATGGGCATGGGCCGCGACGCCCAGTCCCTGGTCACGGTGCTGTTCATCTTCCGTTACTTCGAGCGCGTGGGCGACGCCCTCCTGAACATCGGCGAGGCGGTCATCTTCTCGCTGCTCGGCGAGCGGATCAAGATCGAGCAGTTCGACGCCCTGCAGCAGACCCTGTCCAAGTCCGGGTTCGGCGATTCGTTCTCGGACATCGACTTCAGCGCCATCTGGGGCACCCGGTCGGGCTGCCGCATCGGCAAGGTGGAGCAGCGCGAGAACGGGCTGACCACCGAGGAGAAGCGGCAGGGATCCATCTACAAGGAAGGGAGCCTGGAGAAGATCCGCAAGGAGCGGGAGTCCATCCTGCGCTGGAAGCGGATCTTCCCGAACCTGGTGGCGGACATCTACGGATTCCACGAGGACCAGGACAAGGGGGCCATGCTGGTGGAGTTCCTGAACGGCTGCACCCTGGACGAGGTCATTCTGTCCGGGGACGGCGAGCTGGTCCGCAACGCCCTGTTCATCTTCGAGTCCACGGTGCTGGAGACCTGGACCACCACCATGGTCGAACTGCCGCTCAAGACCGACTACATCCGCCAGATCCAATCGCGCCTGGACGGCGTGCTCCAGACCCACCCGGAATTCTGGCGCGCCCCCAAGCGGCTGGGCGGGGCCGAGGTCCTGTCCACGGACGCCCTGCTCACGGCCTGCGCCGAGATAGAGGGGGAGCTGGAAGCGCCCTTCTCGGTCTTCATCCACGGCGACTTCAACATCAACAACGTGGTCTACAACCACGAGGCCCAGCAGATACACTACATCGACCTCTACCGCTCGCGCGACTTCGACTACGTGCAGGACGCCTCGGTCTTCCTGGTGTCCAACTTCCGCATGCCGCTGTTCGACGGAGAGCACCGGGGGCGGATCAACAGCGTCATCAGCCAGTTCTACGGGTTCGTGAAGGGGTTCGCCGCCAAGCACGACGACCACACCCTCCAGGCCCGGCTGGCCTTTGCCCTGGCCCGGTCCTTCTACACCTCCACGCGGTTCGAGCTGAACCACAAGTTCGCCAAGGAGATGTACAACCGGTCCATGTTTCTGCTGGAACGCATCAGCCAATACCGGGGCGGCGACTGGGAGCAGTTCTCCCTGCCCGAGGACATTCTGTACTACTAG
- a CDS encoding GAK system CofD-like protein: MRIRVTRDVTIPDPRKLERFRRAPELGPSVLFFSGGTALRDTSRALIRFTHNSIHLITPFDSGGSSAVIRRAFGMPAVGDIRNRLMALADQSVQGNPEIYNLFTHRLPKDGEPERLRAELDAMAGGNHPLVRCIPDPMRKIIRNHFYEFLDRMPGDFNLAGASIGNLVLTAGYLSNRRQLDPVIFLFSKLVQVCGVVRPTINKDLHLAVRLADGRTVVGQHLITGKEAGPLDSSIEDLWLTDSLDSDKPAAASIRNKVKGWIGKADLICYPPGSFYSSVMANLLMNGVGAAVAANACPKVFVPSTGLDPEAPGLSVAERAERLCAQLRRTGAPSDSDVLGYVLVDAKHGQYEGGIGRKRLAKNGFTVIDAPLVNETGGPDIDGLRLSEFLLSLC, translated from the coding sequence GTGCGAATCCGCGTCACCAGGGATGTGACCATCCCCGATCCCCGCAAGCTGGAACGGTTCCGGCGCGCCCCGGAGCTGGGGCCGTCCGTCCTCTTCTTCAGCGGCGGCACCGCCCTGCGGGACACCTCGCGCGCGCTCATCCGCTTCACCCACAACTCCATCCACCTGATCACGCCCTTCGACTCCGGGGGCAGCTCGGCGGTCATCCGGCGCGCCTTCGGCATGCCCGCCGTGGGCGACATCCGCAACCGGCTCATGGCCCTGGCCGACCAGTCCGTGCAGGGCAACCCGGAGATATACAACCTGTTCACCCACCGGCTGCCCAAGGACGGCGAGCCGGAAAGGCTGCGCGCCGAGCTGGACGCCATGGCCGGGGGCAACCACCCCCTGGTCCGGTGCATCCCGGACCCAATGCGCAAGATCATCCGCAACCACTTCTACGAGTTCCTGGACCGCATGCCCGGCGACTTCAACCTCGCGGGCGCGTCCATCGGCAACCTGGTCCTGACCGCCGGGTACCTGTCCAACCGCCGCCAGCTCGACCCGGTCATCTTTCTCTTCTCCAAGCTGGTCCAGGTCTGCGGCGTGGTCCGCCCGACCATCAACAAGGACTTGCACCTGGCGGTGCGGCTGGCCGACGGCCGGACCGTGGTCGGCCAGCACCTGATCACCGGCAAGGAGGCCGGGCCCCTGGACTCCTCCATTGAGGACCTCTGGCTGACCGATTCCCTGGACTCGGACAAACCCGCCGCGGCCTCCATCCGCAACAAGGTCAAGGGGTGGATCGGCAAGGCGGACCTGATCTGCTACCCGCCCGGCAGCTTCTATTCCAGCGTCATGGCCAACCTGCTGATGAACGGCGTGGGCGCGGCCGTGGCCGCCAACGCCTGCCCCAAGGTGTTCGTGCCCAGCACCGGTCTGGACCCGGAGGCACCCGGACTGTCCGTGGCGGAGAGGGCCGAACGCCTCTGCGCCCAGCTGCGCCGCACCGGCGCGCCGTCCGACTCCGACGTCCTGGGCTATGTCCTGGTGGACGCCAAGCACGGCCAGTACGAGGGCGGCATCGGGCGCAAGCGGCTGGCGAAAAACGGCTTTACCGTGATCGACGCACCGCTGGTCAACGAGACCGGCGGTCCCGACATAGACGGATTGAGATTGAGCGAATTCCTGCTGTCCCTTTGCTGA
- the greA gene encoding transcription elongation factor GreA → MDRIPISKQGYEKITQELEDLKAQRPAIIQAIAEARAEGDLSENAGYDAARERQGMLEARISYINSRMPLFDVLDLDTLNGERAIFGATVVVEDLDTEERRKFTLLGPDDADHKKGTISVLSPMGQAILGKEEGDEVVVDAPRGRIEYEIVSVQFLGAAGLDLK, encoded by the coding sequence ATGGACCGCATTCCCATTTCTAAGCAGGGTTACGAAAAAATCACCCAGGAACTGGAGGATCTGAAGGCGCAGCGTCCGGCCATCATCCAGGCCATCGCCGAGGCGCGCGCGGAAGGCGATCTCTCCGAGAACGCCGGCTACGACGCCGCCCGCGAGCGCCAGGGCATGCTGGAGGCTCGCATCTCCTACATCAACTCCCGCATGCCGCTGTTCGACGTGCTCGACCTGGACACCCTCAACGGCGAACGGGCCATCTTCGGCGCCACCGTGGTGGTCGAGGACCTGGACACCGAAGAGCGCCGCAAGTTCACCCTGCTCGGCCCCGACGACGCGGATCACAAGAAGGGCACCATCTCCGTTCTCTCCCCCATGGGCCAGGCCATCCTGGGCAAGGAGGAGGGCGACGAGGTCGTGGTGGACGCCCCGCGCGGCCGCATCGAATATGAAATCGTCTCCGTCCAGTTTCTCGGCGCTGCCGGGCTGGACCTGAAATAG
- a CDS encoding HprK-related kinase B: MKLTGDTRRELAREIKETYPATRKLLLDFGGCVIRVDTTTDALHDALEDYFKEFLAGGGVPTIVLSAHEAEPPETDLEFAAKQPDPGKTKIKEEWIDLPDGRVVRKRLTGMHFLFGQGENVAVGPCLANANQVINFVNNRFIEWKLNSGGFLGHAAGVRFGERGIALAGFSGAGKSTLALHLMSKGTTFISNDRVMVEDNGHGLTMFGVAKQPRINPGTALHNPDLSCIVEPDLRETFLNLPAEELWRLEHKYDALIDHCYGPNRFELRCPMDALIILNWKRDESPMRAAKVDPLLRKDLLPAFMKSTGLFYLPENPARRDDPPLEAYAELLSKADLIEISGGVDFERASEVCLRFMETGRL, from the coding sequence ATGAAGCTGACCGGCGACACCCGGCGGGAACTGGCCCGCGAGATCAAGGAGACCTACCCCGCCACCCGCAAGCTGCTCCTGGATTTCGGCGGCTGCGTCATCCGCGTGGACACCACCACCGACGCGCTGCACGACGCTCTTGAGGACTACTTCAAGGAGTTCCTGGCCGGGGGCGGCGTCCCCACCATCGTGCTTTCGGCCCACGAGGCCGAGCCGCCGGAGACGGACCTCGAATTCGCGGCCAAGCAGCCCGATCCCGGCAAGACCAAGATCAAGGAGGAGTGGATCGACCTGCCCGACGGGCGCGTGGTCCGCAAGCGGCTGACCGGCATGCACTTCCTCTTCGGCCAGGGCGAGAACGTGGCCGTGGGGCCGTGCCTCGCCAACGCCAACCAGGTGATCAATTTCGTCAACAACCGGTTCATCGAGTGGAAACTCAATTCCGGCGGGTTCCTGGGCCACGCGGCGGGCGTGCGCTTCGGCGAGCGCGGCATCGCCCTGGCCGGATTCTCCGGCGCGGGCAAATCCACCCTGGCCCTGCACCTCATGAGCAAGGGGACCACCTTCATCAGCAACGACCGGGTCATGGTCGAGGACAACGGGCACGGGCTGACCATGTTCGGCGTGGCCAAGCAGCCGCGCATCAACCCCGGCACCGCGCTGCACAACCCGGACCTGAGCTGCATCGTGGAACCGGACCTGCGCGAGACGTTCCTGAACCTGCCCGCCGAGGAGTTGTGGCGGCTGGAGCACAAGTACGACGCCCTCATCGACCATTGTTACGGCCCGAACCGGTTCGAGCTGCGCTGCCCCATGGACGCGCTGATCATCCTCAACTGGAAGCGGGACGAGTCGCCCATGCGCGCCGCCAAGGTCGATCCCCTGCTGCGCAAGGATCTGCTGCCCGCGTTCATGAAGTCCACCGGGCTGTTCTATCTCCCGGAGAACCCCGCCCGGCGGGACGATCCGCCCCTGGAGGCGTACGCCGAGCTTTTGTCCAAGGCCGACCTCATCGAGATCTCCGGAGGCGTGGACTTCGAGCGCGCTTCCGAGGTATGTTTGCGCTTCATGGAAACGGGCCGTCTCTAG
- a CDS encoding amphi-Trp domain-containing protein has protein sequence MSDVRLGTNPLEWVTPDAAPGAAPAQAPAPVQPPPACAADGRDHTRTMTSGLFRSAENATEEPMGKGKIKIKQTMDTPQVVAYLKDLADSLESGVIRAENEDGTLVLGVADSMQVELKLARKKDKAKCEIELEWTDDGTQAGTLKISDGS, from the coding sequence ATGAGCGACGTGCGACTCGGAACCAACCCCCTGGAATGGGTCACGCCCGACGCGGCCCCGGGAGCCGCCCCGGCACAGGCCCCGGCCCCCGTCCAGCCCCCCCCGGCCTGCGCCGCCGACGGACGCGACCATACCCGAACCATGACCAGCGGGCTGTTCCGGTCCGCCGAAAACGCCACGGAGGAACCGATGGGCAAAGGCAAGATCAAGATCAAGCAGACCATGGACACACCCCAGGTCGTGGCCTACCTCAAGGACCTGGCGGACTCGCTGGAATCCGGCGTCATCCGCGCCGAGAACGAAGACGGCACCCTGGTCCTCGGCGTGGCCGACTCCATGCAGGTCGAACTCAAGCTGGCCCGCAAGAAGGACAAGGCCAAATGCGAGATCGAACTGGAATGGACCGACGACGGCACCCAGGCCGGAACCCTCAAAATCTCCGACGGTTCGTAG
- a CDS encoding glutamine synthetase III, which produces MSGYQTRQNAINAVTNYKPSIEPLNFAETSPAEIFGSNVFNDKVMKAMLPRDVYKSLMKTKLAGEKMDPSIAGPVAAAMREWAMAKGATHYTHVFYPLTGLTAEKHDGFLNPDGEGGAIAEFDGKLLIQGEPDASSFPSGGLRATFEARGYTAWDVTNPAYILENPNGTFLCIPTAFVSWKGHALDKKTPLLRANQALNKAGRRFLKLFGSDDGSMVVSNAGPEQEYFLLDRNFFFARPDLMVCGRTLFGAKPSKGQELDDHYFGAIPRRVLSFMMEVERELYKLGVPVKTRHNEVAPGQFEIAPVYEQSNLATDHNQMVMTILKSVAKKHGMACLLHEKPFAGINGSGKHLNYSISTPSQGSLYSPGNTPHKNMQFLAVTAATIRAVEKHAKLLRSVVATAGNDHRLGANEAPPAIISIFLGEELAEIFNQIELGDLKGCKSKGCLEMGVDSLPPLPLDSGDRNRTSPFAFTGNRFEFRAVGSNQSIAGAQVALNTIMAESLDFITDEILKLTGGKKAGLKEACQKVLQEIMKKHGHVIFNGDGYADAWQKEAAKRGLPNLKTTPEALPAMIEPEVVAVFEKYGVLSKDELHSRYEIYHEQYCQHITTESLLVVKVAKTIILPAAIRYQGELASVAASIKAAGIEPRTTLLQEVTDKLRDLQENIGTLEKIIAKEGFKSIEEEAKYKVSKVLPAMLAVREVADALEGIVADDLWPLPSYQEMLFIK; this is translated from the coding sequence ATGAGCGGATACCAGACTCGTCAGAACGCTATCAATGCGGTGACCAACTACAAACCCAGCATCGAGCCCCTGAACTTCGCCGAGACTTCCCCGGCCGAGATCTTCGGTTCCAACGTCTTCAACGACAAGGTCATGAAGGCCATGCTGCCCAGGGACGTGTACAAATCCCTGATGAAGACCAAGCTGGCCGGCGAGAAGATGGATCCGTCCATCGCCGGGCCGGTGGCCGCCGCCATGCGCGAGTGGGCCATGGCCAAGGGCGCCACGCACTACACCCACGTTTTCTACCCGCTGACCGGCCTGACCGCCGAGAAGCACGACGGCTTCCTGAACCCCGACGGCGAGGGCGGCGCCATCGCCGAATTCGACGGCAAGCTGCTCATCCAGGGCGAGCCCGACGCCTCCTCCTTCCCGTCCGGCGGCCTGCGCGCCACCTTCGAAGCCCGCGGCTACACCGCCTGGGACGTGACCAACCCGGCCTACATCCTGGAAAACCCCAACGGCACCTTCCTGTGCATCCCGACCGCCTTCGTCTCCTGGAAAGGCCACGCCCTCGACAAGAAGACCCCGCTGCTGCGCGCCAACCAGGCCCTGAACAAGGCCGGCCGCCGCTTCCTGAAGCTGTTCGGCTCCGACGACGGCTCCATGGTCGTCTCCAACGCCGGTCCGGAACAGGAATACTTCCTGCTCGACCGCAACTTCTTCTTCGCCCGCCCCGACCTGATGGTCTGCGGACGCACCCTGTTCGGCGCCAAGCCCTCCAAGGGCCAGGAGCTGGATGACCACTACTTCGGCGCCATCCCCCGCCGCGTGCTCTCCTTCATGATGGAAGTCGAGCGCGAGCTGTACAAGCTGGGCGTGCCGGTCAAGACCCGCCACAACGAAGTGGCCCCCGGCCAGTTCGAGATCGCCCCGGTCTACGAGCAGTCCAACCTGGCCACCGACCACAACCAGATGGTCATGACCATCCTGAAATCCGTGGCCAAGAAGCACGGCATGGCCTGCCTGCTGCACGAGAAGCCGTTCGCCGGCATCAACGGCTCCGGCAAGCACCTGAACTACTCCATCTCCACCCCGTCCCAGGGCTCCCTGTACTCCCCGGGCAACACCCCGCACAAGAACATGCAGTTCCTGGCGGTCACCGCGGCCACCATCCGCGCCGTGGAGAAACACGCCAAGCTGCTGCGCTCCGTGGTCGCCACCGCGGGCAACGACCATCGCCTGGGCGCCAACGAGGCCCCGCCGGCCATCATCTCCATCTTCCTGGGTGAAGAGCTCGCCGAGATCTTCAACCAGATCGAGCTGGGCGACCTCAAGGGCTGCAAGTCCAAGGGCTGCCTGGAGATGGGCGTCGACTCCCTGCCCCCGCTGCCGCTGGATTCCGGCGACCGCAACCGCACCTCCCCGTTCGCCTTCACCGGCAACCGCTTCGAGTTCCGCGCGGTCGGTTCCAACCAGTCCATCGCCGGTGCGCAGGTTGCCCTGAACACCATCATGGCCGAGTCCCTGGACTTCATCACCGACGAGATCCTGAAGCTCACCGGCGGCAAGAAGGCCGGTCTGAAAGAGGCCTGCCAGAAGGTCCTGCAGGAGATCATGAAGAAGCACGGTCACGTGATCTTCAACGGCGACGGTTACGCCGACGCCTGGCAGAAGGAAGCCGCCAAGCGCGGTCTGCCGAACCTGAAGACCACCCCGGAAGCGCTGCCCGCCATGATCGAGCCCGAAGTCGTCGCGGTCTTCGAGAAGTACGGCGTCCTGTCCAAGGACGAGCTGCACTCCCGTTACGAAATCTACCACGAGCAGTACTGCCAGCACATCACCACCGAGTCCCTGCTGGTCGTGAAGGTCGCCAAGACCATCATCCTGCCCGCCGCCATCCGCTACCAGGGCGAGCTGGCCTCCGTCGCCGCGTCCATCAAGGCCGCCGGCATCGAGCCCCGCACCACCCTGCTCCAGGAAGTCACCGACAAGCTGCGCGACCTGCAGGAAAACATCGGGACCCTGGAAAAGATCATCGCCAAGGAAGGCTTCAAGTCCATCGAGGAAGAAGCCAAGTACAAGGTCTCCAAGGTTCTGCCCGCCATGCTCGCCGTCCGCGAAGTGGCCGACGCCCTGGAAGGCATCGTTGCCGATGATCTGTGGCCGCTTCCCAGCTACCAGGAAATGCTCTTCATTAAGTAG
- a CDS encoding ParA family protein translates to MRIIAVLNQKGGVGKTSTAVNLGAALARQDRRVLLLDLDPQAHLTYSLGIMAHELPRTMGAVLLRECPLDSVTMEVGGLHVVPASVALAGTEVDLASAEGRETRLRDALSAVQGFDFVIIDCPPNLGMLTLNAMVAAGELLVPVQPEFLALQSLGKLMETVKAIRSGWNPKLALTGIVMTRYQRTKKLNREIRRKIGDYFGHALLETAIRDNISLAEAPSFGQDIFTYKPRSNGAADYRNLALELLRRGAP, encoded by the coding sequence ATGCGCATCATCGCCGTACTCAACCAGAAGGGCGGCGTGGGCAAGACGTCCACGGCGGTCAACCTCGGCGCGGCCCTGGCCCGCCAGGACCGGCGGGTCCTGCTCCTGGACCTCGACCCGCAGGCCCACCTGACCTATTCCCTGGGCATCATGGCCCACGAGCTGCCCCGGACCATGGGCGCGGTCCTGCTGCGCGAATGCCCCCTGGACAGCGTGACCATGGAGGTGGGCGGACTGCATGTGGTCCCCGCCTCCGTGGCCCTGGCCGGGACCGAGGTGGACCTGGCCTCGGCCGAGGGCCGCGAGACCCGGCTGCGCGACGCCCTTTCAGCGGTCCAGGGCTTCGACTTCGTGATCATCGACTGCCCGCCCAACCTCGGCATGCTCACCCTGAACGCCATGGTCGCGGCGGGCGAGCTGCTGGTCCCGGTGCAGCCCGAGTTCCTGGCCCTGCAATCCCTGGGCAAACTCATGGAGACGGTCAAGGCCATCCGCTCGGGCTGGAACCCGAAGCTGGCCCTGACCGGCATCGTCATGACCCGGTACCAGCGGACCAAGAAGCTCAACCGCGAGATCCGGCGCAAGATCGGGGATTATTTCGGCCACGCCCTGCTGGAGACGGCAATCAGGGACAACATTTCCCTGGCCGAGGCCCCCAGCTTCGGGCAGGACATCTTCACCTACAAACCCCGGAGCAACGGGGCCGCCGACTACCGAAACCTGGCCCTGGAGCTGCTCCGCAGAGGTGCGCCATGA
- a CDS encoding amphi-Trp domain-containing protein, whose product MEKQKISVKKVLEYKEAVGYMEDLARSLKSGSIVIESGEEHVVMTPSAQVAIKVEAKIKDGKQKVAFELSWTDAPRAELKISDTEPAAPPATRPEPAAPATKTEAQPPATREEAAPPAKTAPKAPKADDKSAKKAEKKAAKPKKADKKAAKPAKKQ is encoded by the coding sequence GTGGAAAAACAGAAGATCAGCGTCAAGAAGGTATTGGAATACAAGGAAGCCGTGGGCTACATGGAGGACCTGGCCAGGAGCCTGAAGTCCGGCTCCATCGTCATCGAGAGCGGCGAGGAACACGTGGTCATGACCCCCTCGGCCCAGGTGGCCATCAAGGTGGAGGCCAAGATCAAGGACGGCAAGCAGAAGGTCGCCTTCGAGCTGAGCTGGACCGATGCGCCCCGCGCCGAATTGAAGATCAGCGACACCGAGCCCGCGGCTCCGCCCGCCACCAGGCCCGAACCCGCCGCGCCCGCCACCAAGACCGAGGCGCAGCCTCCGGCCACCCGCGAGGAGGCCGCCCCGCCCGCCAAGACCGCTCCCAAGGCCCCCAAGGCAGACGACAAATCCGCGAAAAAGGCGGAAAAGAAGGCGGCCAAGCCCAAAAAGGCGGATAAGAAAGCAGCCAAGCCCGCCAAGAAGCAATAA
- a CDS encoding RluA family pseudouridine synthase, producing the protein MTIPPGLDVIYADDAVVVVNKPSGLLSVPGKGEANQDCVAARVKAAYPGCIDQPSVHRLDQDTSGLLALALTTEAHRDLSMQFMDRLVGKRYTALIDGVLKEPGGVIELKFRLDPNNRPYQVYDAAKGKRGVTRWRNLGVEDGRTRVEFMPLTGRTHQLRLHAAHAKGLGFPIVGDRLYGTGTEPGQLKLHASLLRFRHPVTREPMEFVSPAPF; encoded by the coding sequence ATGACCATCCCCCCCGGACTGGACGTGATCTACGCGGACGACGCCGTGGTGGTGGTCAACAAGCCGTCCGGCCTGCTCTCCGTGCCCGGCAAGGGCGAGGCGAACCAGGACTGCGTGGCCGCCCGCGTCAAGGCGGCCTATCCCGGGTGCATCGACCAGCCCTCGGTCCACCGGCTGGACCAGGACACCTCCGGGCTGCTCGCCCTGGCCCTGACGACCGAGGCCCACCGCGACCTGTCCATGCAGTTCATGGACCGGCTGGTGGGCAAGCGCTACACCGCCCTCATCGACGGCGTGCTCAAGGAGCCGGGCGGGGTCATCGAGCTGAAGTTCCGCCTGGATCCGAACAACCGGCCCTATCAGGTCTACGACGCGGCCAAGGGCAAGCGCGGCGTGACCCGCTGGCGCAACCTCGGCGTGGAGGACGGCCGGACCCGGGTGGAGTTCATGCCCCTGACCGGTCGGACCCACCAGCTCCGGCTCCACGCGGCCCACGCCAAGGGGCTGGGCTTTCCCATCGTGGGCGACAGGCTCTACGGCACCGGCACCGAACCGGGCCAGCTCAAGCTCCACGCCTCGCTGCTGCGCTTCCGTCATCCGGTCACGCGCGAACCCATGGAGTTCGTCTCTCCGGCCCCGTTCTGA
- a CDS encoding GAK system ATP-grasp enzyme, translating into MKIGVIGVEGGWSSEKLADTVAEKTGGERVLIDMADVRLDLPSGDAFYNGHNLRDFDALIIKKIGSRYSPDLLDRLEVLRYLHERGLRIFSSPYAILRALDRLSCTISLQLKDIPMPPTTVTESVDQALTALEHYGEAVFKPLYTSKARGMFILKHGPDARAAIEEYKVEHPILYIQKTIDLGDLDLGIAFLGGEYLTTYARCKTNGAWNTTTASGGKYRPYEPSPEIIELARRAQADFNLDFTCVDVAITEDGPYVFEVSVFGGFRGIQETSGIDAAARYADYVMEKLK; encoded by the coding sequence GTGAAAATTGGAGTCATCGGCGTGGAGGGCGGCTGGTCCTCGGAGAAACTCGCGGACACCGTGGCCGAAAAGACCGGCGGCGAGCGCGTGCTCATCGACATGGCGGACGTGCGCCTGGACCTGCCCTCGGGCGACGCCTTCTACAACGGGCACAACCTCAGGGACTTCGACGCGCTGATCATCAAGAAGATCGGCTCGCGCTATTCCCCGGACCTCCTGGACCGGCTGGAGGTGCTGCGCTACCTGCACGAGCGGGGGCTCAGGATTTTCAGCTCCCCCTACGCCATCCTGCGCGCCCTGGACCGGCTCTCCTGCACCATCTCGCTGCAGCTCAAGGACATCCCCATGCCGCCCACGACCGTCACCGAGTCCGTGGACCAGGCCCTGACCGCCCTCGAACACTACGGCGAGGCCGTGTTCAAGCCGCTCTACACCTCCAAGGCGCGCGGCATGTTCATCCTGAAACACGGGCCGGACGCCCGCGCGGCCATCGAGGAATACAAGGTTGAGCACCCGATCCTGTACATCCAGAAGACCATCGACCTGGGCGACCTGGACCTGGGCATCGCCTTCCTGGGCGGCGAGTACCTGACCACCTACGCCCGGTGCAAGACCAACGGGGCGTGGAACACCACCACGGCCTCGGGGGGCAAGTACCGGCCCTACGAGCCGTCGCCCGAAATCATCGAGCTGGCGCGCCGGGCGCAGGCCGACTTCAACCTGGACTTCACCTGCGTGGACGTGGCCATCACCGAGGACGGCCCCTACGTGTTCGAGGTCTCGGTGTTCGGCGGCTTCCGGGGCATCCAGGAGACCAGCGGCATCGACGCCGCGGCCCGCTACGCAGACTACGTCATGGAGAAACTGAAATGA